cccaaACTAGAAACATTAATACactggattgggaagagtttagaactcttTTCAaagaaaagtattacaatgatgccatcagggctgtaaaagctgaagagttcagtaaACTGCTTTAGAGGAATATGTCAGTGACATAGTATTCACTGAGGTTTGATAGACTAGCCAAGTTCGttgcagacttggtgcccactaatgggacaaggagggaaagattccttcagaagctacaacctatgatagcccgggatgttcgtatcactaCTGTGCCATGAGTGACTATTTATGCATAGGTGGTAGAGAAgacccttactgctgagggcgcAGAGAATAAAATCTGGCACGAGAACACGATCAGGAGAGATACTAGGAGAGCGagacctccatttatgagttTAGGTAGGGGCAGGGGttccagtgatcagaaaaggaaggctcatGATGCCTTTCCAACTCTAGGCCCTGACAAGAGACCACGTGGTATTCAGATAGGCTGCCAGGGCGGCAATGATGGCTGGAGGATTTTTCCAGAGTGCACCAGATGTAAGAGGCACCATATAGGGGAGTATCAGGCAAAGGCCCGCTTTTTGTGCGAAATAGTGGTACATTTAAGGAAATATTGCTCGATGGCAAAAAAGGAAGACCCAAGAAAGGTGGACATCTCGACCCTAGCTCAAGTGTTCGTACTGACACAggcagaagttgaggcttctccctcagtagttaccagtcagctttttagtgttggaaccccttatactgttttgattgattctggtgctacacattctttttttTGCTattagaattattgatagattgtttaggccatgtgattattatgttgtggggtttgagaACTTATttcccactggggagttagtagtatccaggagatgggtcagatcattgccagtgatagtagagggcagagagttgtcagttgatttgatatagtcggttatgaccgactttgacatgattctgggtatggactggttggtgaagtataaggcaaccatagactgcaggtggaagatggtaacctttgagcctgagggtgaggacccttttgtatttgttggcactatgcatggaccccgtgtacctatgatatctctactgagggctagagatctattgaaaggtgattgcataggattcttagccattgtggtagataccactcaggtcgtgctagtgggactAGAGGAGACAAGactagtctgtgaatttctggatgtgttcctagaggatttaccaaggttgtcgccacacagggagatagaatttgtcattgaactggcaccagggatagagccagtgtctagggtacCTTAGAGAATGGCCCTAACagagttaaaagaactaaaggtatagttgtaggagttgttagacttgggttttattagacctagttctcaccatggggtgcaccagtcctgtttgtaaagaagaaagatggttttctagggaactgaacaagttaacaatcaagaaaaagatcctctgccaaggatagatgacttgtttgatcagttatagggtaggatggtattctcaaagatagatcctcaatctggttatcaccaactgaggaacaaggagggagatatatcgaAGACTGCCCTTCGGACCAGGTATGGGCATtttgagtttttagtcatgtcctttgggttgactaatgcctaAGCTatctttatggatatgatgaataaggtgttcaaagactatctacaccagtttgtgatcgtcttcatcgatgatattttgttTTATTCTCAGCCAGAGAttgaacatgagcaacatctcaggttggttctacaaaggctgagggaacatagactgttttcaaagttcaagaaatgtgagttttggttacctaaGGTagctttccttggtcatattgttagtagggatgggatcaaggtggacccagccaagattgaggcagtcagggactggccaaggccaaggagcgcCTTTGAGATCatgagtttccttggattggcaggtaaTTACAAGCGTTTTGTGGAAAGGTTCTCAGGGATTGCTGCTCCATTGACTAAACTGACAcgaaagaatcaaaagtttgcgtggtcagataagtgtgagaaaagCTTCTAGGATCTGAAGCAGCGATTGATTACAACTtcagttttgagtcttccaacagatcaagaaaattttgtagtgtactgtgatgcctcaagacagggtttgggttgtgttcttgtGCAGACGGGGATTGTGATTGCCTATGCACCACGTCAGTTAAAatagtatgaacagagataccccaaTCATGATATAGAGTTGGCAGCAATGGTCTTTGCATATTAAATGTATGGCgccattacctttatggggagaagtgtgagatatacacagaccacaagagcctgcaGTACTTTTTCACATAGAAatatctgaacatgagacagaggcggtTGCTGGAGTTGGTGacggattatgattgtgaaatcctgtatcaacCAGGGAAGGTCAACGtgatggcagatgccttaagccgaaaGGGTCCGGGAAAGTTATACAGTGCGAGATAGAAATCCAGGgtgttggcagaggatatgaccagagttggaatagagttgctggtgggccagttagccaacatcactctacAGTCTACAatgttggagagaataaaggaaggttagttggctgatccacaactgacaaagatcagATGGGATGACCTAGCTGGAGTGACAAAGATCagatgttgcgagcatgtgtgctagactttgaagggtcctggaataagtattttcctttgatagagttttcctacaataacagttatcagtccaccatttgggtggctccttatgagatgttgtacagtaggaaatgtagattgcccattcattgggatgagacaggagaaaggaaatacttgggtcctgaggaagttcagaggaccaatgaggctactgagaagatcagagctcatatgcttgcttctcagagtagacaataAAGTTATGCTGATCCAAAGCGCAAGAACATGGGGTTCCaaatgggagactatgtcttccttagagtctcaccatggaaagaggtgaggagatttggaaagaatggcaagctgagccctagatttgtaggagcatttgagatcctagagaggattggtcaggtggcctaaaAATTGGCCTTACCTTCAGCATTGTCGGCCGTACATAATTTATTTCATATTTCGGTCCttcggaaatatgtatcagatgtgactcatgtattgagttacgaggatctggagcttatggtagatctctcctatgaagaacaaccaatccagatactagacaggaaggacaaggtcctgaggaacaaaaccatacctttagttaagatattatggaggaacaacaaggtagaggaagtgacctgggagctggagtcagatatgcaaaatcagtatcctgagctgtttaggtaaaattttgaggacgaaattcctgtagggggatagttgtaacatcccaaattacctaataaggcttagggccttaattagggggccaggatggaaaattatggaaattatgtgcttatgtgatatatttgtgtatcattgcatgattatgtgagttatattataataagacttgatatgcatgtttaggtgtattaaatatgcatctgggctcgtttcttatgagaagggtaattttcgtaatttggcctgttatgggtatatttggcatacatgtgatatatgtgtgggaccacattattatgtgaatatatttgggttactcgacacaagGCAATCCCTGGGAGTAAGTTAGCAGgaatgtcacaacgggatcaatacttgactcggagtgagtcaatgggtattttgggtattcagtacattaccaggatattgggtaatgagaatgaatattCAAGgttatatttgaagttagtgagattaggagggagttctgggaattttgactattttagcCTCGAGGGCGTTttgggtaccccaagccttggaaTTTACTTAGGATTACTTGAGCTCGAAGTAACCTAATAAAAATAGAAAACAcgttcaaactctctctctctctctctctctcccgctCTGATTTTTGGCTCTCAATAGCATTTTccaaggaaactcaagttttagggctcaaattcaagcaaggttagagtcataatgattctagggaaTATTAGAAGCGTGATAGCCGATGGATTTAGCTAGAAAATGACTTAATCAGAGAAAACCCAAGCTTTAAGttatgagtttttgagttcttaagctttgattggattttacattattgatgagatttttatttgtttgaaacttgggttttgttggttatgGGTTGCTGatttgattgggaactttgtttttttgAATTTgactatgtttggataggtttatggagggatttggcttgagaaaaacgaagaaaaaataGAGTTTTCATGTCAAGCcccgaccctgttcttggggcgtcgcgacTCAAATTGAATGAGGGAGAAGCAGGTGTGTCTGGGCTATTTGAGTCGCGGCGCTTGTTAAGGCGCGTCACAGCATGGGTGCAGTCAGTGATGAGCCTTGGGCCTTTGACTTGAGCGGGTCGCAGCTCAACTGCTTGGGGGTCGTagtgcttaagggattttggacCTTGGGGAGGTTTTAAGTGCGAGAACTCAAAACCTAAGGGTtcggatcgatcctactacccggtttagtaggatttgacctcccagaggctaggaatcagttcggaagcctttatttactcgttattgatggccctaatgttgaatatagatttgattagggcaTTGACCCTTGTaaatgcacatgattatgattatgcctgtgattattgattaagtatGTTaaatgctctatatatggatatttgttatataatgaatgtATGTCTGGATTATCTAATTGAGagaggcttgacttatgagtcaaggatgacaataacACTGAGTGCTGGCCAAAAAGCATTGACCtatcagtcaaggacggcaatagtgttgagcgctggtagaaaagcattgacttattagtcaagggcagcaataacgtgctgagcgctagtcgatatggttaggcctaatcaggagcgcattatacgcttgtcccagccaatggtcatggaaaagtaagcgccaggtacgttgggccagctccaaggctggttatacagaggatagggcagtgggccccgaggtgacttattagtcccatatcctagggttgggctCCAGAGTGATTTATTAGTCATGTGTTTTGGGCAACAGACTCCAGTATGAttcaataataatttatttagggAAGATGGCCCCATAAGAtgatgtagtcatttatatgaatggtatgcaagcattagtagggttattactgctaggcatgcttattatgggtTGGTAACGTGTTGtttactgcttatgagcatgtttaagttttcttgctgggccttggctcgcgggtgctatgtggtgctggtaaggggaaagggaagcttgaccagccatgagttggagagcttaggtggcgacatgtacatatgcagccgcttgaccaccacgaccaatgatcttagaggaactagtgttaaacccaatttttgccgcttaggtcgacgggttgtaacgtttaagttgtaattacccttttggaactgcaaacaactttgtaaacgtttctTATGGGATCACATGTACAACTTAACATTTTAACGAAATATCTATtccttttgactgaaatttttaatcctagaccattaatcacatttagatgcacgtttatcgCCAAATGACTCTTTTAGCGATTTTAGCACTaattaaaatacacagtgtaatagtcttggataaccagggcgttacaaatgtgGTAAGTAATTTGACGGATGTAGAGGGGTTACTTCCCCTCCAAGTTCTACTAGGTATAAAACCCAGAGAACTGCCCTTCAACCTCCCATTCTAGccatttcaaaattcaaaacccTTATGCCAGAACCCTCTCTTCTCTCTCGTTCTTCCCATGTCTCCAACCATTTATGACTTCTCAGCAATTGTAGATGATTGGCGTGAATCGTCTTACTTCTGGGCAAATGTCAGGTGATATTTCAGAGTGAGGACTCGCCTCAGCATCTATCTACCATTTATCTTGAGTAAGTGCTTACTTATCTGTATTTAGTTTTGCATTTGCATCGGGATTTATCTTTGGGTTTAGGTACATGCTTAGGAACGTCATTTTTTGGCATTTGAGAAGCTATTTTTGGTTTTCACAAGTATTTTTAGGCACATTTTGACTTTAAGAATGGTAAAAATGGCCCTCGATACATCTTAGGCTCCGTGGCCGGAATCTAGAAAATTCCCAGATTCTGATAGGTTCATCATCTCTAGTGGTGTTCTCTGGCCTGATCCTAGGCTCCGAGGAAACCCCAAATTCTTAGAAACTCTCATCTTCTCTCCGAGCAGTAGTCTTAGAGTCTTCCATAttttggccatctttccttcGATCATgatactaactgcttggtttttgtctTAGATATCCGAGGAACTGTGACAGTTACATGAGCAAGGTTTCTATCTCTTCAAccaagaaatctttgacatggcCCATGAACAAGGCACGTTCGAGGATAGTACGAGGGTAGAGGGCCAAGAACCAGTCAGGGAGATGGTTGTTCGCGTTGATGGCCCGGTGGCGGAAATGCCAGGGCTATTGGACCTAAGGGGGTTGACCATGGAAGAAATCAACCGAGCTACTGTTCCATACCCCACTCAGAGTACGAGGCTAATAGGTTTGAAGCAGAGGAGTACCACACCCTTCTCCGACACCCCCGAAGCTCTGTAAGAGATTATGAGGCACTACGTGATCAGAGATGGGTGCCTCGTGCGCCTTTGTTGGGAATCTGAGAGGGGTCATCACAGTGTTAATGGCCTCAACGCCTGGAGCCAGGCCCACCTGATGGTTGGGGCTACCTTGCCCTTGCACCACTACTTTGTGGATTTTCTAAAGTATGTTGGGATAGCCCCCTTCAAACTCTCCCCCAATGCTTATTGGGTGCTCACGGGGATGATGTCCTGTACTGGAAGTGAAAATGGCTCGCACCTTCTCTTGCAtaaatcttgtacttctacaactTTCACACCACTCCGAGGAAGAAGTCCAACCGGGATGGGTACTATGCCCTGATAAAATATGCTGCCTCATCCCTCGACTACAAGGCTCCACATCATAATGAGAACCATTCTCGAGATTACAAGGACACGTTTTTCTTCATGAACGAGTTTCTGATTCGTAACAACCCGACCATGATCCTCAACTTCTCAAGGGTTGTTGAGTATCTTCCCGAccattttatttttcctttgtccTCTTGATCACTTAGTGCTCTATACTTATTCATTTCCCTAATTAGCCCATTCCGCCAGACTCCTTATGTCCAACTTTTCGATGACCATCTGCAGGAGATGAATACCCTCCCCAAGCAAGATCTAGATCTCAGCTTCCTAGTGACGAAGGACAATATCATCGGGTTAGGAGTTCTCAGCGCGGACCACAAGATTAGCAATCTTGAGTTGACTAGGTATCACCAGTCCAAGAGGTCTCGGGAGTTGGCATCCTAACACATCAATTATATTGATGGGCGTGCCCAAAATATTTTGAACCAGCAGCTTACGGAGGAGCGACTAGAGACTACCCGGTTCGTATAAGTAGCCCGAGAAGCCCAAGAAGATCGAGAGCTCAAGGAAGAGCTTCAGGCGGGGATGGAGGTTTTCCAACTTCCCCCAGGTAAATTTCCCCTTACTCTAAACCATACCTCACATGTAGGGGATATGATAAGTCCCGAGCATGTCTGGGCCTCTCCAGCCCTTCTTTACTGTGGCCAGATCATGCACTCACACTGGACTAGGGAAGAGCTTCATTACTACTTAGCCTGATAAATGTCTACCTTCACCGCCCGAGGAGATAGCTGCCTCCTCGGGGCTTTGTACCCTTAGACAAAGTGACCTCTCTCAACTTCAACTGGTTCTGCCAATATGGCACCCACTTGAGTTGTGAGGTGGGAGATAGGATTAGACAACCTCAATGCCTGCACCAGGACATAACTCATGGTGGGCATTTGAGGAGCCTACAatgttgttatattttattttggaaTTTGCACTAATCATCTCTTTGCTCTTACAATCACATGGGGCTAGCTGACATTGCTTGGTCTGCCTAGAGACTAGGAGTGCCGCCAAGATCCTAGGCAGCTGGGGAGTCATCGTGCCCTCGAGAGGATCTCGAACCCTCTCCACCAGCCAAGAGGCAGATGGTTCCTACTGTTgaaattggttaaatataatggttaagatgtttacatgtTGATGTGAAAATTCTTTAAcagttttcacttaaagagaagtgaaaacatgagattgtgtagaaggcatccaaaagtgacttttatgggtctaaagtgatacaatgaggagTGGTCCAAAGTCAGAAAGGATGGCTATACATAACACTACGATGTGTAAcaaatatcggtcttgtccgatgtaacaaatatatctgatcttatctacttttctaatgttctggaaagaacataacactatgatgtgtaagtagatcatattgtagattagcaagtcagtgtaaatcctgtgcactgactaatcttaggactaacttattttgaacatataatcatatttatattccactgtgattacatcactataaatacgattagctatatgctcgggatttaaaagaagtttatattaaataaataatcatgaaaataaaacatgtgagcaaagtgattgaccaagtcaaaaaattatttctatacttttatttataataacatgagattacaaagaatttgagttttaattagggcataaaaccccaaaaaaaaTCTGAACTGGAATAGTTTTTATAATGTAGTAGCAATGGTCAGAGATGACATCCCAGTTAAATCGAGCCTCAGAGTCAGGAAAAGTATCAATGCATGCTTCATTTTTGAAAACCCTATCCAATTTAGAGAAAATTCTGGCTCCTTCCACTTGCTTATTAGACCTGGTATAATGGGAACCAATCGATCGAAACTCATCCACCATAGTACAGACCCTCCAATGATGACCATCTTCCAATTCCATCTCAGTAACAGGATGACCTCCAATTTGATCATCATAGTCAAAAACTGCATTAAAATCCCCAACTTCTAACCAAGGATGCACTGGGAACTCAAGCGAAGATAGCTGAGTCCAGAGACTTTTCCTTTCTTCCACCGAATTCCTGCCATAAACGAGAGACAAACAAAACTTCTGAGTAATGCCCTTAATCTTCACACAACAATGAACATATTGTTCAACTTCCTGGAGAATACTAAGAGAGACTTGACTAGTTTTCCAAACCATTAATATCCTACCCTCAACAACCGGACTATTGAAACAGTCCCAACCCACAAAAACAGACCTCATCATTTCCTCAATCTTATTTCCCCTCAATTTGGTTTCTAGAAAAGCACCTAAACCAATTTTATTGAACCTGCAAAAGTCTAGCAAAGACCTCTGCTTATTTCTTTTATTCAGGCCCCTAATATTCCAACACAATACGTTGCACCCTTCCATTAAAACCATTGATCTCTTGTTGACCCTTCTTTGTGACCTCCATTTGACTCTCCTGCAAGACATTGTACTTGTTAGTCCTCCCACTTTTTTTTGTGTGGTCCATTTCAGTTCCTGCCCAGAATTAGAACTACATTTCTCCTTTAACATTTCTGTCTATGTATCAATACCAATCACTAGATCATGAGGATCCTTTGGAAAAATTTCAGACACGGTAGATGTAGTTGCTTGATTACTCTCAGCCTCCACATTCCCCAACCCGGGCTTTGTCTCCTTTTTCCTCCAAATAGACCCTTGGTCACGTTTACAGCTGGAACCAAGATGTCCAAAACTTTTACAGTGCGAACATCGGGAAGGCATCCATTCAAACTCTATCGCCTGCTCCATCAATTGACCATGCTCATTAAGAAAGATGATAAACTGAGGTCAATGATCTGATATCTCAACATCCATAAGCACTCTAGCAAACTTCACCATAGATCTTTCCCTTATAACCTTATCAATCATCATATGTTTTCCTATGGTACTAACAAGAGCACTCAAACATTTTGTACTCCAATATTGGAGTCCAAGATCAGGTAATCTGATCCAAACAGGAACTGATTTCACAAACCTCAGAGTATCTAAGTCAGTCGACCAAGGTCTCAAAAGGACAGGTTTCCTATCAAAATGGACAACCCCAGATTCCAACACCATATCACGAGTAGATACATCATGAAACTTGACAATAGTATAACCCGCATTCATTCTAGCAACCCTCTCAATACCAAGTTTTCCCCATAAACGTTTAATAAGCCCTTCAAAAACATCAAATGGAGGATTAGCTCTAAGAACAACACATACCATTGCTGATTGCCAGAAGGAGCAGTGGTTCCTCATAGGTCAGTCGACCGCCTCCCTGAGCAGTAATAGTTTCATGAAATTTGGACCATTTGTCCTTGCCCAACCGATGATAATCCTGGTCCTCTACTTCCTTCGCCCATGAATTGGACCCAGAATTGACCGCATCAGCAATCAAGCCATAATCATCCAATGATTGACCCTCCCCAATCGCTGGGAAATCAGCTATGGTATCTGAGAAAATCTCCTCCGAGGGACTCCCAATCACTTCCTCAGATTTCTCCAATCTCACATCACTAACCTTGGCAGAAAGGATCTCAATCTCAGGGGAacggtgtaacgccccaactcctgggaccgttacggtgtgccttgtaaacagtgctaaactcgctaatcgagtcatttggccaaaatcgtgatctaagtgtgattagtggtttagggatttaaAGCTTTGGTTAGGAGGTAACGTTTCAcaagaacgtttaatatatacattgggatcctgcAAATAAAGTTTCAgtgtctattacagaaaatatttacaacaggccgttctaagcggcaaaacagggttcgcccctagttccactttaaacctcggccgtgacggacgagcagctgcatatgtacatgtcatcacctaagctctccaactcaaggatggtccagcttcctcttgcctttacctgcaccacgtagcacccgtgagccgaagcccagcaagaaaacacaatccaacatgatataatatcaacagataacatgacgtaatatcatcaggtaacatgatataataccAACAAataacatggtataataccaacagataacatggtataataccaacagataacatgatataatatcaacagcgattataataaccattcgggactatcagtccaaacaaataggtgacaatagccaaaagtcacaataatgagcatcgctccttctagccatgtgacgataggatcaccagggcttaactgataagtgattctttcttaattTTGATTAGGACAGGCgtaaggtgattagtcaccaacataaccttcctcacgactctagagtcgaaactatggacaacgtcccttagccatgtgacaaacggtcaccggggtcatataccttggctatagtcatctggtcatagaccaggcaagcgcttataagttcttcgaccctagggtcggtctagcattaatgccatagagccattcaatgcgtgactctcgactttagagtcggtccctgactagtcagtgccatacacaagcaagtcatgccaccaatcgtataccacatgttcaatatctataaacaaggtatttagcatgcttactaaacatatgccagtacaattaggaccatgcacaaccacagagtcTCAacctctgaacaatatc
The genomic region above belongs to Humulus lupulus chromosome 1, drHumLupu1.1, whole genome shotgun sequence and contains:
- the LOC133831920 gene encoding uncharacterized protein LOC133831920, whose amino-acid sequence is MVCVVLRANPPFDVFEGLIKRLWGKLGIERVARMNAGYTIVKFHDVSTRDMVLESGVVHFDRKPVLLRPWSTDLDTLRFVKSVPVWIRLPDLGLQYWSTKCLSALVSTIGKHMMIDKAIEFEWMPSRCSHCKSFGHLGSSCKRDQGSIWRKKETKPGLGNVEAESNQATTSTVSEIFPKDPHDLVIGTEMDHTKKSGRTNKYNVLQESQMEVTKKGQQEINGFNGRVQRAFLETKLRGNKIEEMMRSVFVGWDCFNSPVVEGRILMVWKTSQVSLSILQEVEQYVHCCVKIKGITQKFCLSLVYGRNSVEERKSLWTQLSSLEFPVHPWLEVGDFNAVFDYDDQIGGHPVTEMELEDGHHWRVCTMVDEFRSIGSHYTRSNKQVEGARIFSKLDRVFKNEACIDTFPDSEARFNWDVISDHCYYIIKTIPVQIFFGIKMKAKKAVNTCRWRESKGAALGPMLGEYSDGEIL